A genomic region of Zalophus californianus isolate mZalCal1 chromosome 1, mZalCal1.pri.v2, whole genome shotgun sequence contains the following coding sequences:
- the LOC113916417 gene encoding serine/arginine-rich splicing factor 10-like, with the protein MSRYLRSPHNTSLFVRNVADTRSEDLRREFGCYGPIVDAYVPLDFYMRRPRGFGYVQFEDVHDAKDALHNLDRKWICGRQIEMQFAQGDRKTPNQMKAKEGRNVYSSSRYDDYDRYRRSRSRSYERRRSRSRSFDYNYRRSYSPRNSRPAGRPWHSRSHSNNDRSNCSWNTQYSSAYYTTRKI; encoded by the coding sequence ATGTCCCGCTACCTGCGCTCCCCCCACAACACGTCTCTGTTCGTAAGGAACGTGGCCGACACCAGGTCCGAAGATTTACGAAGAGAATTTGGTTGTTATGGTCCTATAGTTGATGCGTATGTTCCACTTGATTTCTACATGCGCCGTCCAAGAGGATTTGGTTATGTTCAATTTGAGGATGTCCATGATGCCAAAGACGCTTTACATAATTTGGACAGAAAGTGGATTTGTGGACGCCAAATTGAAATGCAGTTTGCACAGGGGGATCGAAAGACTCCAAATCAAATGAAAGCCAAGGAAGGGAGGAATGTATACAGCTCTTCACGCTATGATGATTATGACAGATACAGACGTTCTAGAAGCCGGAGTTATGAAAGAAGAAGATCAAGAAGCCGGTCCTTTGATTACAACTATAGAAGATCTTATAGTCCTAGAAACAGTAGACCGGCTGGAAGACCATGGCATAGCAGAAGCCATTCCAACAATGATAGATCAAACTGCAGCTGGAATACCCAGTACAGTTCTGCTTACTACACTACAAGAAAGAtctga